In Streptomyces paludis, the genomic stretch GAGCGCGCCGGGCTGCCGACCTTCGTCCGGCGGGTGAAGGACTACGGAACGCGCGCCGAGTGGGACGCCGCGCTCACCGACGCGACCGCGGCGTACGCGCCGGACCTGGTGATCTCGGCCGGCTTCATGAAGATCGTGGGCAAGGAGTTCCTGGCCCGCTTCGGCGGCCGGACCGTCAACACGCATCCCGCCCTGCTCCCCAGCTTTCCCGGTGCCCATGGTGTGCGCGACGCGCTCGCCTACGGAGCGAAGGTCACCGGCTGCACCGTCCACTTCGTCGACGACGGCGTCGACACCGGCCCGATCATCGCGCAGGGCGTGGTCGAGGTGCGGGACGAGGACGATGAAGACGCTCTCCACGAGCGCATCAAGGAAGTCGAGCGACGCCTGCTCGTCGAGGTCGTGGGGCGTCTGGCCCGGCACGGCTATCGCATTGAGGGACGAAAGGTAACGATCCAGTGACCGCCGAAGGTACGAAGCGCCCTATCCGCAGGGCTCTGGTCAGCGTCTACGACAAGACCGGCCTCGAAGAGCTGGCCCGTGGACTGCACGAGGCGGGCGTCACCCTGGTCTCGACCGGCTCCACCGCGTCGCGGATCGCCGCCGCGGGTGTCCCGGTCACCAAGGTCGAGGAGCTGACCGGCTTCCCGGAGTGCCTGGACGGCCGGGTCAAGACGCTGCACCCGCGCGTCCACGCGGGCATCCTCGCGGACCTCCGGCTGGAGTCCCACCGCGAGCAGCTCGCCGAGCTGGACGTCGAGCCGTTCGACCTCGTCGTCGTGAACCTCTACCCGTTCCGCGAGACGGTCGCCTCCGGCGCCTCCGCCGACGAGTGCGTCGAGCAGATCGACATCGGCGGCCCCTCCATGGTCCGCGCCGCCGCCAAGAACCACCCCTCGGTCGCCGTCGTCACCAGCCCCGAGCGGTACGCGGACGTCCTCGGCGCCGTCCAGGACGGCGGTTTCGACCTCACGACCCGCAAGCGCCTCGCGGCGGAGGCGTTCCAGCACACCGCCGCGTACGACGTGGCCGTCGCCTCCTGGTTCGCCGACGACTACGCGGCAGCGGATGACTCGGGCTTCCCGGACTTCCTGGGCGCCACGTACACCCGTAAGAACGTGCTCCGTTACGGCGAGAACCCGCACCAGCCCGCCGCGCTCTACACCAGCGCCGAGGGCGGTCTCGCGGAGGCCGAGCAGCTGCACGGCAAGGAGATGTCGTACAACAACTACACGGACACGGACGCCGCGCACCGTGCCGCGTACGACCACGCCGAGCCGTGCGTCGCGATCATCAAGCACGCCAACCCGTGCGGGATCGCCATCGGTGACGATGTCGCCGAGGCGCACCGCAAGGCGCACGAGTGTGACCCGCTGTCCGCGTTCGGCGGTGTGATCGCCGTCAACCGGCCGGTCTCCGTCGCGATGGCCGAGCAGGTCGCCGAGATCTTCACCGAGGTCATCGTCGCGCCCGGCTACGAGGACGGCGCCGTCGAGGTGCTGGCGCGCAAGAAGAACATCCGCGTGCTGCGCTGCCCCGACGCCCCCTCGGCGCGGGTCGAGGTCAAGCCGATCGACGGCGGGGCGCTGCTCCAGGTCACCGACCGGCTCCAGGCCGACGGCGACGACCCGGCCAACTGGACCCTCGCGACCGGCGAGGCGCTCACC encodes the following:
- the purN gene encoding phosphoribosylglycinamide formyltransferase encodes the protein MVLVSGSGTNLQALLDAIGDNPAGYGATVVAVGADRDAIAGLERAERAGLPTFVRRVKDYGTRAEWDAALTDATAAYAPDLVISAGFMKIVGKEFLARFGGRTVNTHPALLPSFPGAHGVRDALAYGAKVTGCTVHFVDDGVDTGPIIAQGVVEVRDEDDEDALHERIKEVERRLLVEVVGRLARHGYRIEGRKVTIQ
- the purH gene encoding bifunctional phosphoribosylaminoimidazolecarboxamide formyltransferase/IMP cyclohydrolase, with product MTAEGTKRPIRRALVSVYDKTGLEELARGLHEAGVTLVSTGSTASRIAAAGVPVTKVEELTGFPECLDGRVKTLHPRVHAGILADLRLESHREQLAELDVEPFDLVVVNLYPFRETVASGASADECVEQIDIGGPSMVRAAAKNHPSVAVVTSPERYADVLGAVQDGGFDLTTRKRLAAEAFQHTAAYDVAVASWFADDYAAADDSGFPDFLGATYTRKNVLRYGENPHQPAALYTSAEGGLAEAEQLHGKEMSYNNYTDTDAAHRAAYDHAEPCVAIIKHANPCGIAIGDDVAEAHRKAHECDPLSAFGGVIAVNRPVSVAMAEQVAEIFTEVIVAPGYEDGAVEVLARKKNIRVLRCPDAPSARVEVKPIDGGALLQVTDRLQADGDDPANWTLATGEALTEDELRELAFAWKASRAVKSNAILLAKGGASVGVGMGQVNRVDSAKLAVERAGEERARGSYAASDAFFPFPDGLEILLAAGVKAVVQPGGSVRDELVVEAAKKAGATMYFTGTRHFFH